In one Deltaproteobacteria bacterium CG11_big_fil_rev_8_21_14_0_20_49_13 genomic region, the following are encoded:
- the der gene encoding ribosome biogenesis GTPase Der encodes MKPVIAIVGKPNVGKSTLFNRIVGRRKALVNDTPGVTRDRHYADADWCGKEFLLIDTGGLAEGEEHTIQNFIKKQTMAAINEADIIICLFDGREGPTPLDVSIINMLRKSGKPVLYAINKLEKVMGRRYGIKSEPSEFFELGVKDQMYAISSEHGVGVDSLLDGVLENVKEAEAPSAPVDDHVPRMAVIGRPNAGKSTLVNRLFGHERVIAHDMPGTTRDTIDVEILLDDKKFIFVDTAGLKKKGKTIEALDKYSAIKTLGAIHRADIALLVVDSNDGFTHQDSALLEHAYEEGKGVLVLFNKWDVLTHDSKELKKFYDDKLFKLHKVPFLCISAKTGSGTDKIFEEIEKIRHTLTTRLPTSTLNRVLEEVKEQHNIPSHKGRPVKIYYAAQIKTKPPTFVVFSNRPEGIGEGYKRYLVNRFQEIIGYGVPIRIKFKKK; translated from the coding sequence ATGAAACCGGTCATCGCCATAGTCGGTAAGCCAAATGTCGGCAAATCGACGCTTTTTAACAGGATAGTAGGCCGCCGCAAGGCCCTGGTGAACGACACCCCGGGCGTTACCCGTGACCGTCACTATGCCGACGCGGACTGGTGCGGTAAAGAGTTCCTGCTGATAGACACCGGCGGCCTTGCCGAAGGCGAGGAACACACGATACAGAACTTCATCAAAAAGCAGACAATGGCCGCCATTAATGAGGCCGATATCATCATCTGTCTTTTTGACGGCAGGGAAGGGCCCACCCCCCTTGATGTCTCCATTATTAATATGCTCCGTAAGTCTGGAAAACCGGTCCTTTATGCTATCAATAAGCTCGAAAAGGTGATGGGGAGGAGATACGGTATAAAGAGCGAACCTTCGGAGTTCTTTGAGCTGGGAGTAAAAGATCAAATGTATGCCATTTCTTCGGAGCATGGAGTCGGGGTCGACTCCCTTCTGGACGGTGTGCTTGAGAACGTTAAAGAAGCGGAAGCTCCTTCGGCGCCCGTCGATGACCATGTACCGCGAATGGCCGTTATAGGCCGTCCCAACGCCGGCAAGTCGACGCTTGTGAACAGGCTCTTTGGTCACGAGCGCGTAATTGCACACGACATGCCGGGCACCACGCGCGACACGATAGATGTGGAGATATTACTGGACGATAAAAAATTCATCTTCGTTGATACCGCGGGGCTCAAGAAAAAGGGAAAAACTATAGAGGCTCTCGATAAGTATTCTGCGATCAAGACGCTCGGCGCCATCCATCGCGCAGATATCGCTCTTCTCGTTGTTGATTCCAACGACGGGTTCACGCATCAGGATTCGGCGCTCCTGGAACATGCCTACGAAGAGGGAAAGGGAGTGCTTGTTCTTTTCAACAAGTGGGACGTTCTTACTCACGACTCAAAAGAGCTGAAGAAATTCTACGACGATAAGCTTTTCAAGTTGCACAAGGTTCCCTTCTTATGTATATCGGCCAAGACCGGCTCCGGGACAGACAAAATCTTTGAAGAAATAGAGAAGATAAGGCATACGCTGACCACAAGGCTCCCGACATCGACGCTCAACCGCGTTCTTGAAGAGGTGAAGGAGCAACATAATATCCCTTCGCACAAGGGGAGGCCGGTAAAGATCTATTATGCAGCGCAGATAAAAACGAAGCCACCCACTTTTGTTGTCTTCTCGAATCGTCCGGAAGGGATAGGCGAAGGCTACAAGCGCTACCTTGTCAACCGGTTCCAGGAGATAATAGGATACGGAGTGCCGATAAGGATTAAATTTAAAAAGAAGTAA
- a CDS encoding sodium-dependent transporter has translation MEVERGQWKSRVGFILAVVGSAIGLGNIWRFPYLAYKNGGGAFLIPYFIAFLTVGIPLMMLEQGIGHALRGSAPLAFARIRRRWELLGWWIVTFLTFGILLYYCVVLGWCVNYLGYAYNMQWGADTQKFFESTFLAVSKGPLDIGGIHPAILIGVSFIWFVNWFIIYRGISKGIEIANKVIMPILLVIMVTLVVWGLTLPGSGEGIRAYLTPDFAALKNPSIWADAFGQIFFTLSLAMGIMIAYASYLPARTEIKKNVFISCAVNCGFEVFSGFAVFATLGFMAMKGGVPIDEVAKGGPGLAFVTYPQMINALPFGGPAFGILFFAALIFAGFTSSISILEGFISGAIDKFGWSRRRVTTVVCSVGFAASLIFTTHAGLYWVDIVDYFLNHYALLVAGLLETVLVAWIFKAERLRSHMNAVGEGKVGKWWQYLVVIWIPLVLFVLLVADIYKSFEKPYGGYSWNVLGIVGIGWIVMTLIVAAFFTRLRWKRVVDDK, from the coding sequence ATGGAAGTCGAACGGGGTCAATGGAAGTCAAGGGTAGGCTTCATCCTTGCCGTCGTAGGTTCTGCGATAGGCCTGGGGAACATCTGGCGCTTTCCCTATCTTGCCTATAAGAACGGCGGCGGCGCATTTTTAATACCTTATTTCATCGCGTTCCTTACCGTGGGCATCCCTTTGATGATGCTCGAGCAGGGGATAGGCCATGCCCTTAGAGGTAGTGCCCCTCTAGCATTTGCCAGGATCCGAAGAAGATGGGAACTCCTTGGTTGGTGGATAGTCACTTTCTTAACTTTCGGCATCCTTCTTTATTACTGTGTGGTCCTTGGCTGGTGCGTGAACTATCTTGGCTATGCCTATAACATGCAATGGGGCGCCGACACGCAGAAGTTCTTTGAGAGCACCTTCCTTGCCGTGTCAAAAGGGCCGCTTGATATCGGCGGGATACATCCGGCGATACTCATAGGCGTTTCGTTCATCTGGTTTGTCAACTGGTTCATAATCTATCGCGGAATTTCTAAAGGCATTGAAATTGCCAACAAGGTCATCATGCCAATCCTTCTGGTCATAATGGTGACCCTTGTGGTCTGGGGGCTGACGCTCCCGGGTTCGGGCGAAGGGATAAGGGCATATCTAACGCCCGATTTTGCGGCGCTTAAGAACCCTTCCATTTGGGCCGACGCCTTCGGTCAGATCTTCTTTACCCTCTCGCTTGCGATGGGCATTATGATAGCCTATGCAAGTTATCTTCCTGCTCGGACAGAAATAAAGAAGAACGTCTTTATTTCATGCGCGGTAAACTGCGGATTTGAGGTGTTTTCCGGCTTTGCGGTCTTTGCTACCTTAGGCTTCATGGCCATGAAGGGCGGGGTACCAATAGATGAGGTAGCAAAGGGCGGGCCCGGTCTTGCCTTTGTCACCTATCCTCAGATGATAAATGCGCTTCCGTTCGGCGGCCCGGCCTTTGGCATCCTTTTCTTTGCGGCGCTGATCTTTGCCGGCTTTACGTCATCAATATCGATACTTGAAGGTTTTATTTCAGGGGCAATAGACAAGTTCGGATGGTCCAGACGGCGTGTGACAACTGTCGTCTGTTCGGTGGGGTTTGCAGCGAGCCTCATCTTCACGACCCATGCGGGCCTTTACTGGGTCGATATTGTTGATTATTTTCTAAACCACTATGCGTTACTTGTTGCGGGTCTTTTAGAGACCGTCCTTGTCGCATGGATATTCAAGGCGGAACGCCTAAGGAGTCATATGAATGCGGTAGGCGAAGGCAAGGTTGGCAAGTGGTGGCAATATCTTGTCGTCATCTGGATACCGCTGGTCCTCTTTGTCCTGCTCGTAGCCGACATTTACAAGAGCTTTGAAAAACCCTACGGCGGTTATTCGTGGAACGTCTTGGGCATTGTGGGCATAGGGTGGATAGTAATGACCCTCATTGTGGCCGCCTTTTTCACCCGTCTCAGATGGAAACGCGTTGTCGATGATAAATGA
- the efp gene encoding elongation factor P translates to MGRGVDLMMPVTQVKLGMVIIYNNDLWKVVARQHVAPGNWRAMVQTKLKNLKSGQIIENRFNANATVERAILEQHEMEYLYSEGDMYHFMNTGNYEQMTLSEEILGDYVKFLQSNCHVQVELYEGKAVGIKLPSTMIFKVVEADPSVKRATASAQFKNATLENGLVVRVPPFVEAGDSVKVDTETGEYLERA, encoded by the coding sequence ATGGGGCGAGGAGTTGATCTCATGATGCCCGTGACACAAGTGAAGTTAGGAATGGTCATAATCTACAATAACGATCTCTGGAAGGTCGTTGCCCGCCAGCATGTTGCGCCGGGAAACTGGCGCGCCATGGTCCAGACAAAGCTCAAGAACCTAAAGAGCGGCCAGATAATAGAGAACCGTTTCAACGCCAATGCAACGGTGGAGCGCGCGATCTTAGAGCAGCACGAAATGGAATATCTCTACAGCGAAGGCGACATGTATCACTTCATGAACACAGGGAACTACGAACAGATGACTCTTTCCGAAGAGATTCTGGGCGATTACGTTAAGTTTTTACAGTCGAACTGCCACGTTCAGGTGGAGCTATACGAAGGAAAGGCGGTAGGTATAAAGCTTCCGAGCACGATGATATTCAAGGTGGTCGAGGCCGACCCTTCTGTCAAGCGCGCCACGGCATCCGCCCAGTTTAAGAACGCAACTCTTGAAAATGGTCTGGTAGTAAGGGTCCCGCCATTCGTCGAGGCAGGTGATTCTGTTAAGGTAGATACGGAAACAGGCGAGTATCTCGAACGTGCGTAA
- the hutU gene encoding urocanate hydratase — MSVAIHSPRGNKLTCKGWAQEAAMRMLMNNLDPDVAERPQDLVVYGGSGKAARNWDCYHKIIETLKVLQNDETLLVQSGKPVGVLGTHEDAPRVLIANSNLVGRWANWEVFRDLERKGLMMYGQMTAGSWIYIGTQGILQGTYETFVAAGEKHYGSGELSGRLILSAGLGGMGGAQPLAATMAGAVFLGVEVDPERAQKRLKTKYLDVIAKDLDDALKKVDEAKKAKKAISIGLVGNAADIYPELVRRNVRPDMVTDQTSAHDMLNGYVPNKMTLAQAIELRKNDPEKYQKEAYRAVAEHVEAMLAFQKAGVPTFDYGNNIRAQAEKAGVKNAFAFQGFVPAYIRPLFCEGKGPFRWVALSGDPKDILETDKAILALFPNNKSLAKWIKMAEERVAYQGLPARICWLGYGERHLAGLAFNELVRKGKVSAPIVIGRDHLDCGSVASPNRETEGMKDGSDAIADWPILNALVNAVNGASWVSFHHGGGVGIGYSLHAGQVIVADGTSAAAKRLERVLKSDPAMGVLRHADAGYQEATAVAKERGVKIP; from the coding sequence ATGTCTGTAGCAATTCACTCTCCTCGTGGAAATAAACTTACATGTAAAGGCTGGGCTCAGGAAGCGGCAATGAGGATGCTGATGAATAACCTCGACCCCGACGTTGCCGAACGTCCGCAGGACCTTGTTGTCTACGGCGGAAGCGGCAAGGCGGCACGGAACTGGGATTGCTATCATAAGATAATCGAGACATTGAAAGTGTTGCAAAACGACGAGACTCTTCTTGTCCAGTCCGGAAAACCCGTAGGGGTCCTTGGCACTCACGAAGACGCGCCGCGCGTTCTAATTGCAAATTCAAATCTGGTTGGCCGTTGGGCAAATTGGGAGGTCTTTCGCGACCTTGAGCGCAAGGGACTCATGATGTACGGCCAGATGACCGCGGGTTCATGGATATATATCGGAACGCAAGGCATCCTTCAGGGGACATACGAGACGTTCGTTGCGGCAGGAGAGAAGCATTACGGAAGCGGCGAACTTTCCGGACGGCTCATTCTTTCTGCAGGCCTTGGAGGGATGGGGGGCGCACAGCCCTTGGCGGCCACGATGGCTGGCGCTGTATTTTTGGGCGTGGAGGTTGATCCCGAACGCGCACAGAAGCGGCTTAAGACAAAATACCTCGATGTTATTGCAAAAGATTTGGACGACGCGCTGAAAAAAGTTGATGAGGCAAAGAAAGCGAAGAAAGCGATATCTATCGGCCTTGTTGGGAACGCCGCCGATATCTACCCGGAGCTTGTTAGGCGCAACGTCAGACCCGACATGGTCACCGACCAGACATCGGCGCACGATATGTTAAACGGCTACGTGCCTAACAAGATGACTTTAGCGCAGGCCATTGAACTTCGAAAGAACGACCCCGAAAAATATCAAAAAGAGGCCTATCGTGCCGTCGCCGAGCATGTTGAGGCAATGCTAGCGTTCCAGAAGGCCGGCGTTCCAACATTTGACTACGGAAATAACATTCGCGCTCAGGCCGAAAAGGCCGGAGTGAAGAACGCATTTGCTTTTCAGGGATTTGTTCCCGCTTATATCAGGCCGCTCTTTTGCGAAGGCAAGGGCCCGTTCAGATGGGTGGCCCTGTCAGGCGATCCGAAAGATATCTTGGAGACAGACAAGGCTATCCTTGCGCTCTTTCCAAATAATAAGTCGCTGGCCAAATGGATAAAGATGGCAGAGGAGCGTGTGGCTTATCAGGGGCTGCCTGCCCGTATTTGCTGGCTTGGCTACGGTGAGCGTCATTTGGCAGGGCTCGCATTCAATGAGCTAGTTCGAAAAGGGAAGGTCAGTGCTCCAATTGTCATTGGCCGAGACCACTTGGATTGCGGAAGCGTTGCCTCTCCCAACCGTGAAACCGAGGGCATGAAAGATGGAAGTGACGCGATAGCCGATTGGCCTATATTAAACGCGCTAGTTAACGCGGTGAACGGCGCAAGCTGGGTGAGTTTTCATCACGGCGGCGGAGTTGGAATAGGTTACTCACTACACGCGGGCCAAGTCATTGTGGCGGACGGAACATCCGCCGCGGCAAAGCGCCTTGAGCGCGTCTTAAAATCAGACCCCGCAATGGGCGTCCTTCGCCATGCGGACGCAGGATATCAGGAAGCAACCGCTGTGGCAAAAGAGCGCGGAGTTAAGATACCCTAA
- a CDS encoding imidazolonepropionase has product MLITNIGRLITMEPRDASVFGGLARGRSSRGSEGPLGVVKNACVEIEDEKIRVIASAARSSGVNNCASPSSAVRNDTQVIDAQGGVVIPGLIDCHTHLVHAGTRADEFAARARGARYEEIAKAGGGIMSTVRATRAASEDRLLAVSRERANEALSHGVTTIEVKSGYGLDVEAEIKMLRVVRQLSERHPMEFVPTFLGAHTIPIEYLTRGKEGRKEYIRLIIDEMMPYISKEGLAKFCDVFVEKIAFTKEEGALVLKAAKKHGFQLKVHADQLSSSGGSLLAAELKAVSADHLEYLSMRGLIALKKAKVTPVLIPTSTFFVGGKYAAGKTMIKEGLSPAISTDYNPGTSPVLNIWMAASVAITQMKITAEDAYKGITINAARALSMEKSHGSISRGKAADLVVLDCKSEFEPLYRFDRSYVSKVIKRGKVVYG; this is encoded by the coding sequence ATGCTTATCACGAACATTGGACGTTTGATCACCATGGAGCCTCGCGACGCGTCCGTCTTCGGCGGACTTGCTCGAGGCAGGTCTTCGCGGGGTAGCGAAGGGCCTCTGGGGGTCGTTAAGAATGCATGTGTTGAAATAGAGGATGAGAAGATCCGTGTTATTGCGAGCGCAGCGAGGTCATCCGGCGTAAACAACTGTGCTTCACCGTCTTCGGCGGTTCGCAATGACACGCAAGTTATAGATGCCCAAGGCGGTGTAGTTATCCCCGGCCTTATCGATTGTCATACACATTTAGTTCATGCCGGTACCAGAGCCGACGAATTCGCGGCCCGTGCCCGCGGTGCGCGATATGAAGAGATAGCGAAGGCCGGCGGCGGAATAATGTCGACTGTGAGGGCAACGCGCGCGGCAAGCGAGGACCGGCTTCTGGCGGTCTCAAGAGAAAGGGCGAACGAGGCTCTTTCTCACGGAGTAACCACGATAGAAGTAAAGAGCGGTTATGGACTCGATGTTGAGGCTGAAATAAAGATGTTGCGCGTGGTCAGGCAATTATCCGAGCGCCATCCCATGGAGTTCGTTCCAACGTTTCTTGGCGCCCATACCATCCCAATAGAATATCTGACCAGAGGCAAGGAAGGGAGAAAAGAATATATCAGGCTGATAATAGACGAGATGATGCCCTATATTTCCAAAGAAGGTCTTGCGAAATTCTGTGACGTTTTCGTTGAAAAGATAGCCTTCACCAAGGAAGAGGGGGCGCTTGTCTTAAAGGCCGCAAAGAAGCACGGGTTTCAACTTAAGGTCCATGCCGACCAGCTATCTTCATCCGGTGGGTCACTGCTTGCGGCCGAACTCAAGGCCGTCAGCGCCGATCACCTTGAATACCTGAGCATGAGAGGGCTTATTGCCTTGAAAAAGGCCAAAGTGACCCCCGTCCTCATCCCGACATCCACGTTCTTTGTGGGCGGGAAATATGCCGCCGGCAAAACGATGATAAAAGAGGGCCTCTCGCCCGCGATATCTACCGACTACAACCCCGGAACATCACCGGTCCTGAATATTTGGATGGCGGCATCTGTTGCAATAACGCAGATGAAAATAACTGCTGAAGACGCCTATAAGGGTATCACCATAAATGCCGCCCGGGCTCTTTCAATGGAAAAGAGCCACGGCTCGATATCAAGGGGAAAGGCCGCCGACCTCGTTGTGCTTGACTGCAAGAGCGAATTTGAACCTCTCTACAGGTTCGATCGTTCATATGTTTCGAAAGTTATAAAAAGGGGCAAGGTAGTCTATGGTTAA
- a CDS encoding ACP phosphodiesterase, with product MKKILHLIATPRGEDSRTLKVSTYFLSEICKKYPKCEIDEFNVFSEELPELTVKRVEGKYFLLGGKDMPEDVRISWNEIVKQIDRFMSADTVVISAPMWNFSIPYRLKQYIDVIVQPKYLFRYTDKGVEGLAKGKEMVVVTSRGGDYGGGNPSDHQESYLRTVFEFIGIKDITFINVQPMDAMGPEVQAKKTEEAKKIAGELAGKM from the coding sequence ATGAAAAAAATACTTCATCTGATAGCAACGCCAAGAGGCGAAGACTCGCGGACGCTCAAGGTGTCGACATATTTTCTGTCGGAAATATGTAAAAAATATCCAAAGTGCGAAATAGACGAGTTCAACGTTTTCTCCGAAGAGCTGCCGGAATTGACCGTTAAAAGGGTGGAAGGAAAATATTTCCTCCTGGGCGGCAAGGATATGCCGGAGGATGTCAGGATTTCGTGGAACGAGATTGTCAAACAGATCGATCGTTTTATGTCGGCTGATACGGTTGTTATAAGCGCTCCAATGTGGAACTTCTCTATTCCATACCGGCTAAAACAGTATATCGACGTTATAGTTCAACCTAAATATCTGTTTCGGTACACAGACAAAGGTGTCGAAGGGCTTGCAAAGGGCAAGGAAATGGTGGTAGTAACCTCCCGAGGCGGAGATTATGGCGGCGGAAACCCGTCGGACCATCAGGAGTCGTATCTTCGCACGGTTTTTGAATTCATTGGTATAAAAGACATAACGTTCATCAATGTTCAGCCCATGGATGCGATGGGCCCTGAAGTTCAGGCCAAAAAGACAGAAGAAGCCAAAAAAATAGCCGGCGAATTGGCCGGTAAAATGTGA
- a CDS encoding esterase, which produces MAKCKIGLALGSGAAKGLAHIGVLKAFEAEGVPIGAVSGSSIGAVVGGAYAAGVSVDKIIDFAIRFGNRNRAMWMDPAFMFKGGGLIKGGKIENALRELIGPLDFKDLKMPFFAVATDLVSGKEVVLKEGDLNKAIHASFSVPGIFAPVRIGEHLLVDGGVVAPIPTRVLAEMKCDLVIGVNVAIAPKAESSIFSEGNHGIIDVLLQVMSVAQGKIAYHCMETAEVHIIPDVGEYSWTDFSKAEELIELGYQSTKRHMPIIKGIVASNKAISFIKRLFCS; this is translated from the coding sequence ATGGCTAAATGTAAAATAGGACTTGCGCTTGGTAGCGGCGCTGCAAAGGGACTAGCCCATATTGGTGTTCTCAAGGCTTTTGAAGCGGAGGGTGTGCCTATCGGGGCCGTTTCGGGTTCAAGTATAGGTGCGGTCGTGGGAGGCGCTTATGCCGCCGGTGTGAGCGTAGACAAGATAATCGATTTTGCCATAAGATTTGGGAACAGGAACCGCGCAATGTGGATGGACCCGGCATTTATGTTCAAGGGCGGTGGGCTTATCAAGGGCGGAAAGATAGAGAACGCCCTGCGCGAGCTTATCGGGCCACTCGACTTTAAAGACCTCAAGATGCCGTTCTTTGCCGTGGCGACCGACCTCGTTTCCGGAAAAGAGGTGGTGCTAAAAGAGGGCGATCTTAACAAGGCGATACACGCAAGTTTTTCGGTGCCGGGCATATTCGCACCTGTCAGGATAGGAGAACATCTCCTTGTTGACGGTGGTGTGGTAGCACCCATTCCAACGCGAGTTCTGGCAGAGATGAAGTGCGACCTTGTTATTGGGGTGAACGTTGCGATAGCCCCGAAGGCGGAATCTTCCATCTTTTCTGAGGGGAATCACGGGATAATAGACGTTCTCCTTCAGGTCATGTCAGTTGCACAGGGTAAAATTGCTTATCATTGTATGGAGACGGCCGAAGTTCACATAATCCCGGATGTCGGCGAATATAGCTGGACCGACTTTTCCAAGGCGGAGGAGCTCATTGAGCTGGGTTACCAATCCACCAAAAGGCACATGCCCATCATCAAGGGGATAGTTGCATCAAACAAGGCGATCTCGTTTATAAAAAGGTTGTTCTGTAGCTGA
- the rlmN gene encoding 23S rRNA (adenine(2503)-C(2))-methyltransferase RlmN has protein sequence MFIQVILKKQNINDIPISEFPKAIKDLGLKPFNTAQIIQWIYKKGADSFDDMTNLSKEARGLLKERFCLGGLKLVKTLESKDGTKKFAWELRDGNVIESVLIPSESHEKASGHGQTKTPKENWKKRTTLCISTQVGCAMGCSFCRTGEMGFVRNLSQAEIIGQILEATRQEAGGRKQEKRDRGSCLMPHASHFNQRISNVVLMGMGEPLANYDNVLKALHIMLDTKRLGLSRRHVTLSTCGLVPEIERFARDNPGVKLAISLNATTDEQRERLMPIDKKYPLAKLFAALKKYSGATKRDVMTFEYVMVGDLNDSHEDAKRLVRLLSRFPSKVNLIPLNAACHSRESGNLVNEGDPHFRGDDRYLPPTEETVQQFAQYLRNKHIQVNIRLSRGHDILAACGQLASGETHRVCPRKSATEQPFYKRDRLV, from the coding sequence ATGTTTATACAAGTGATACTCAAAAAGCAAAATATAAACGATATACCGATCAGCGAGTTCCCAAAGGCGATAAAAGACCTTGGCCTGAAGCCGTTCAATACCGCACAGATCATCCAGTGGATATATAAAAAGGGGGCCGATTCTTTTGATGATATGACGAACCTTTCAAAGGAAGCGCGTGGACTCCTGAAGGAAAGGTTCTGCCTAGGCGGGCTCAAACTTGTTAAAACCCTCGAGTCTAAGGATGGAACAAAGAAGTTCGCATGGGAGTTAAGGGATGGAAACGTTATCGAATCGGTCCTTATCCCTTCCGAATCCCACGAAAAGGCCTCCGGACACGGTCAGACAAAGACCCCTAAAGAAAATTGGAAGAAGCGAACGACCCTTTGCATCTCTACACAGGTAGGGTGCGCCATGGGCTGCTCTTTCTGCCGGACGGGTGAGATGGGGTTTGTGAGGAACCTGTCCCAGGCCGAGATAATAGGACAGATATTAGAAGCAACGAGGCAGGAAGCAGGAGGCAGGAAGCAGGAAAAAAGAGATCGCGGATCATGCCTCATGCCTCATGCTTCACACTTCAATCAGCGCATCTCGAACGTGGTCCTAATGGGCATGGGAGAGCCGCTGGCGAACTACGATAACGTACTTAAGGCCCTTCACATAATGCTGGACACGAAGCGTCTGGGCCTTTCAAGAAGACACGTTACCCTTTCGACCTGCGGTCTTGTGCCGGAGATAGAACGATTCGCCAGGGACAACCCTGGCGTAAAACTTGCGATCTCGCTTAACGCCACCACCGATGAGCAGCGTGAACGGCTCATGCCGATAGACAAGAAGTATCCCTTGGCAAAGCTCTTTGCCGCACTAAAGAAGTACTCAGGCGCCACAAAGAGAGATGTGATGACTTTCGAATATGTGATGGTGGGCGATCTCAACGATTCGCACGAAGATGCGAAAAGGCTCGTAAGACTCTTGAGCCGGTTCCCTTCCAAGGTCAATCTGATCCCGCTTAATGCCGCCTGTCATTCCCGCGAAAGCGGGAATCTGGTGAACGAAGGAGATCCCCACTTTCGTGGGGATGACAGATACCTTCCACCTACCGAAGAGACTGTTCAACAATTCGCGCAATATCTAAGGAACAAGCATATTCAGGTGAACATCCGCTTGAGCAGGGGGCATGACATCCTTGCCGCCTGCGGACAACTGGCCTCCGGGGAGACACACCGTGTGTGTCCCCGGAAATCAGCTACAGAACAACCTTTTTATAAACGAGATCGCCTTGTTTGA
- a CDS encoding bifunctional molybdenum cofactor biosynthesis protein MoaC/MoaB, which produces MKDVTNKYVTLRYALAEAVLSVGKKAHSAFRSNRSPKGEIVNIARAAAIMAVKGTSNLIPYCHPIPIDHADISFKSADRKIVIRCSVKAVAKTGVEMEALTGASVAALTVYDMLKPLKDKIEISEIKLLEKRGGRSDFETTLKGRTAAILIPSDSVIKRKQKDTVGPFIFNRLKGLSPKKVLKPLIVPNDRFIIEEKLREWCAKGIDLVITSGGTGIGPKDKTTIATREVIERGLPGISEGLRCHGAMRTPYAMLSCGTAGICGRTLIINLPGSPIAVSEYLEVLAPILSHVFDMMKGRRH; this is translated from the coding sequence ATGAAAGATGTAACCAATAAATATGTCACGTTGCGTTACGCCCTGGCAGAAGCGGTTCTTTCGGTGGGTAAAAAGGCCCATTCGGCGTTCAGGTCGAACAGATCGCCCAAAGGGGAGATTGTAAATATAGCAAGGGCGGCCGCCATTATGGCCGTTAAGGGAACATCCAACCTTATTCCTTATTGTCATCCGATACCAATAGACCACGCCGATATTTCATTTAAAAGCGCCGATCGAAAGATTGTGATAAGGTGTTCCGTCAAGGCGGTCGCAAAGACAGGCGTTGAGATGGAGGCGTTGACCGGCGCGTCGGTTGCGGCCCTCACGGTCTACGACATGCTGAAGCCGCTAAAAGATAAGATAGAGATATCGGAGATCAAACTCCTTGAAAAACGCGGCGGCAGATCTGATTTTGAGACGACCCTTAAAGGGAGAACGGCGGCTATCTTGATCCCGTCCGACAGTGTCATAAAAAGAAAACAAAAAGATACTGTAGGCCCATTTATATTCAATAGACTTAAAGGGTTGTCGCCCAAGAAAGTTTTAAAGCCGCTTATAGTTCCTAACGATCGTTTTATCATAGAAGAAAAGCTAAGAGAGTGGTGCGCGAAAGGGATCGATCTCGTTATAACGTCCGGGGGGACCGGCATAGGCCCCAAGGACAAGACAACTATTGCAACCAGAGAGGTCATCGAACGCGGGCTCCCTGGGATATCAGAAGGCCTAAGGTGCCACGGCGCTATGAGAACCCCCTATGCAATGCTTTCTTGCGGCACGGCGGGCATATGCGGAAGGACTCTCATAATAAATCTCCCCGGCTCGCCAATTGCCGTTAGCGAGTATCTGGAGGTACTTGCCCCGATTTTGAGCCATGTCTTTGATATGATGAAAGGGCGCAGACATTGA
- a CDS encoding MOSC domain-containing protein: MTGKILSINISSHKGGKKSSVPEAVLVEGHGIKNDAHAGSKREISLLAVESIRKVGGDLKAGDFAENLTTEDVDLLSLPVGTRLEISGCIIEITEHGKICHDRCEIFKTHGKCVMPTEGVFAKVLKGGTIKRGDFISLANK, translated from the coding sequence ATGACAGGAAAGATACTCTCAATAAATATCAGCTCCCATAAAGGCGGAAAGAAGTCCTCCGTTCCCGAGGCAGTTCTTGTCGAAGGTCACGGGATAAAGAACGATGCCCATGCGGGAAGTAAGCGAGAGATCAGCCTTCTTGCTGTAGAAAGCATCCGAAAAGTGGGAGGAGATCTAAAGGCGGGCGATTTTGCCGAGAACCTGACAACGGAAGATGTGGACCTTCTTTCTCTTCCGGTAGGTACACGACTTGAGATATCAGGTTGCATCATAGAGATAACCGAGCACGGGAAGATCTGCCATGACCGCTGCGAGATATTTAAGACGCACGGAAAATGCGTGATGCCCACAGAGGGGGTCTTTGCAAAGGTCTTAAAGGGTGGAACGATAAAGAGGGGCGATTTTATTTCACTTGCCAATAAATAG